One window of Fundidesulfovibrio putealis DSM 16056 genomic DNA carries:
- a CDS encoding SGNH/GDSL hydrolase family protein, translating into MCDSMLAGVLLLELYFAAIHDQSDGFNLTRSGRQWFERHWKPVNSLGYRDAEPAAPAPGQRTVMILGDSFAAGHGIERAENRFSNVAARALGPGWKVYNVSQPGWDTVDEAKAMRAFPVKPDVVVLCYYLNDIFHAANEAKYPLTFSVNLPTGFMKELVGVSALADYAYWRLARGGNLSGGAGTFWDTLKGAYADPAVWGIHAKALEDIAAYCRENRITLVAVVFPMLQAPAESAPITGKVAGALAAMGADVIDLTPAMQGRPARELVVNTLDAHPNEAVHRQVGEMLAGRMHTLEASLSPR; encoded by the coding sequence GTGTGCGACTCCATGCTGGCGGGCGTGCTCCTGCTTGAACTCTATTTCGCAGCAATCCACGACCAATCCGACGGCTTCAACCTGACGCGTTCCGGCCGCCAATGGTTCGAACGCCACTGGAAGCCGGTCAATTCCCTGGGCTACCGCGACGCCGAACCCGCAGCTCCCGCCCCGGGCCAGAGAACCGTCATGATCCTGGGCGACTCCTTCGCAGCCGGACACGGCATCGAACGGGCCGAGAACCGTTTCTCGAACGTGGCCGCCCGCGCGCTGGGGCCGGGCTGGAAGGTGTACAACGTGTCCCAGCCCGGATGGGACACCGTGGACGAGGCCAAGGCCATGCGCGCCTTCCCGGTGAAGCCCGACGTGGTCGTGCTGTGCTACTACCTGAACGACATCTTCCATGCCGCGAACGAGGCGAAATACCCCCTGACCTTTTCCGTGAATCTACCCACGGGCTTCATGAAGGAGCTCGTCGGGGTGTCCGCCCTGGCCGACTACGCATACTGGCGTCTGGCGCGCGGCGGCAATCTCTCGGGCGGAGCCGGAACCTTCTGGGACACGCTGAAGGGGGCCTATGCCGATCCGGCGGTCTGGGGCATCCACGCCAAGGCCCTGGAGGACATCGCCGCCTATTGCCGGGAGAACCGCATCACCCTGGTGGCCGTGGTGTTCCCCATGCTCCAGGCTCCGGCCGAGAGCGCCCCCATCACCGGCAAGGTGGCCGGAGCCCTGGCCGCCATGGGAGCGGACGTGATCGACCTGACGCCAGCGATGCAGGGCCGCCCCGCCCGCGAACTGGTGGTGAACACCCTGGACGCGCACCCCAACGAGGCCGTGCATCGCCAAGTGGGCGAGATGCTGGCCGGGCGCATGCACACCCTGGAAGCGTCTCTCTCGCCGCGCTGA